The Agromyces mangrovi genome contains a region encoding:
- a CDS encoding ABC transporter permease: MTAIHPLADTGVLTGRSLRHVLRSPDTILTTAVTPIALLLLFVYVLGGAIDVGGGVAYVDYLLPGILLITIASGVAYTAYRLFLDLQGGLFDRFRSMPIAGSSVLWAHVLTSLVANLVSVAIVVGVAFAMGFRTGASVWAWLAIVGVLVLFTLALTWLAVIAGLSAKSVDGASAFSYPLIFLPFISSAFVPTDSIPVPVAWFAEHQPVTAIVDSMRALFAGEPVGADIWVALAWLGGILAVASVVAALLLRRRMR, translated from the coding sequence ATGACCGCCATCCACCCGCTCGCCGACACCGGCGTGCTCACCGGCCGCTCGCTCCGCCACGTGCTGCGCAGCCCCGACACGATCCTCACCACCGCGGTCACGCCGATCGCGCTGCTGCTCCTGTTCGTGTACGTGCTCGGCGGCGCCATCGACGTCGGGGGCGGGGTCGCGTACGTGGACTACCTGCTGCCGGGCATCCTGCTCATCACCATCGCGTCGGGTGTCGCGTACACGGCGTACCGGCTCTTCCTCGACCTGCAGGGCGGCCTGTTCGACCGGTTCCGGTCGATGCCCATCGCAGGGTCGAGCGTGCTCTGGGCGCACGTGCTCACGTCGCTCGTCGCGAACCTCGTGTCGGTGGCCATCGTGGTCGGCGTCGCGTTCGCGATGGGCTTCCGCACCGGGGCATCCGTCTGGGCCTGGCTCGCGATCGTCGGCGTGCTCGTGCTGTTCACGCTCGCGCTCACCTGGCTCGCGGTGATCGCCGGCCTGTCGGCGAAGTCGGTCGACGGAGCGAGCGCGTTCAGCTACCCGCTCATCTTCCTGCCGTTCATCAGCTCGGCGTTCGTGCCGACCGACTCGATACCCGTGCCGGTGGCGTGGTTCGCCGAGCACCAGCCGGTCACCGCGATCGTCGACTCGATGCGCGCGCTCTTCGCCGGCGAACCCGTGGGTGCCGACATCTGGGTCGCGCTGGCGTGGCTGGGCGGCATCCTGGCCGTCGCGTCCGTCGTCGCCGCGCTGCTGCTGCGGCGCCGCATGCGCTGA